A stretch of the Lactuca sativa cultivar Salinas chromosome 9, Lsat_Salinas_v11, whole genome shotgun sequence genome encodes the following:
- the LOC111901731 gene encoding probable CoA ligase CCL9: protein METLTGLLKHVADKFPDRRAISVSGKFDITHSRLNHLIEHAASSLVAAGVKPGDVVALTFPNTIEYVIMFLAVIRVKATAAPLNQAYTADEFEFYLSDSESKLLLTAKEGIEAAEIAASKIGIPHITATLNDVESGIKLSAASESSSDFTALKIVNEPSDVALFLHTSGTTSRPKGVPLTQLNLASSVNNIKFIYKLTESDSTVIVLPLFHVHGLLAGLLSSFGAGASVTLPSAGRFSASTFWSDMIKYNATWYTAVPTIHQIILDRHLSKPEPTYPKLRFIRSCSASLAPSILARLEEAFHAPVLEAYAMTEATHLMSSNPLPEDGPHIPGSVGKPVGQEMAILDENGVEQKAGENGEVCIRGPNVTTGYKNNPEANKSAFLFGWFHTGDIGYFDSDGYLHLVGRIKELVNRGGEKISPIEVDAVLLSHPDVAQAVCFGVPDDKYGEEINCAVIPRDGSGLDEDEVLRFCKKNLAAFKVPKKVFITDSVPKTATGKIQRRIVAEHFLTRISTAKVPKFGA from the exons atggAGACTTTAACCGGATTACTGAAACACGTCGCCGACAAATTTCCCGATCGCCGTGCTATCTCCGTCTCCGGCAAATTCGATATCACCCACTCTCGTCTTAATCATCTCATCGAGCATGCAGCTTCGTCGCTTGTGGCTGCCGGTGTCAAACCCGGCGATGTCGTCGCCCTCACGTTTCCCAATACCATCGAG TATGTGATCATGTTTTTGGCCGTCATCCGGGTGAAAGCCACCGCAGCACCGCTTAATCAAGCTTACACCGCCGATGAGTTCGAGTTTTACTTATCGGACTCTGAATCAAAACTCTTATTGACCGCTAAGGAGGGAATCGAGGCGGCCGAAATCGCGGCGTCAAAGATCGGAATCCCTCACATAACAGCGACTTTGAACGACGTTGAATCAGGTATCAAGCTCTCCGCCGCGTCAGAATCTAGCTCCGATTTCACCGCCTTGAAAATCGTCAACGAGCCATCTGACGTCGCACTTTTCCTTCACACTTCCGGCACCACCAGCCGCCCCAAAGGTGTGCCACTGACTCAACTCAACTTAGCCTCTTCCGTCAACAACATAAAATTCATTTACAAACTCACTGAATCCGACTCCACCGTCATCGTCCTCCCTCTGTTCCACGTCCACGGCCTACTCGCCGGATTACTAAGCTCTTTCGGCGCCGGAGCCTCCGTCACCCTCCCATCCGCCGGGCGTTTCTCCGCCTCAACTTTCTGGTCAGACATGATCAAATACAATGCCACCTGGTACACCGCCGTCCCCACCATCCACCAAATCATACTCGACCGCCACCTATCCAAACCCGAACCCACATACCCAAAACTCCGATTCATCCGAAGCTGCAGCGCGTCACTCGCGCCGTCCATATTAGCTCGGCTTGAAGAAGCCTTTCACGCGCCGGTTCTCGAAGCCTACGCCATGACCGAAGCCACCCATCTCATGTCGTCCAACCCATTACCGGAAGACGGCCCGCACATTCCCGGGTCAGTCGGAAAACCCGTGGGTCAAGAAATGGCAATATTGGATGAAAACGGCGTAGAACAAAAAGCCGGCGAAAATGGCGAAGTTTGTATTCGGGGCCCGAATGTGACAACCGGGTATAAAAACAACCCGGAAGCTAACAAATCCGCATTTTTATTCGGGTGGTTTCATACAGGTGATATCGGGTATTTTGACTCCGATGGATATCTGCATCTAGTGGGCCGAATCAAGGAATTGGTCAACAGAGGAG gAGAGAAAATATCACCAATCGAGGTGGATGCTGTCCTATTATCGCATCCAGATGTTGCACAAGCTGTTTGTTTTGGTGTGCCCGATGACAAATATGGCGAAGAG ATAAATTGTGCTGTGATACCTAGAGATGGATCGGGTCTTGATGAGGACGAGGTTTTAAGATTCTGTAAGAAGAATTTAGCGGCGTTTAAGGTTCCTAAGAAGGTGTTTATTACGGATTCTGTTCCAAAGACGGCTACAGGGAAGATTCAGAGGAGGATTGTGGCAGAACATTTTCTCACGCGTATCTCAACTGCTAAAGTCCCGAAATTTGGAGCTTAA